A single Streptomyces mirabilis DNA region contains:
- a CDS encoding DUF3017 domain-containing protein, with the protein MNGVAGVREAEGPEGEPGALDAVSAPDAEGKPRRTTRRFPLFTRDTARPEGGGRAAGGDAPAPARQWPILAVLSSVGLGLLLTALDVFRLGTVLIGAALLAGAVMRWMLPDVGMLAVRSRFTDMLTYGVLGVAIVLLSLMAQPNPWLVIPFLDDTLHFTVR; encoded by the coding sequence GTGAACGGTGTGGCGGGTGTGCGGGAGGCGGAGGGCCCCGAGGGCGAGCCGGGTGCGCTCGACGCCGTGAGCGCGCCCGACGCCGAGGGGAAGCCGCGCCGCACCACACGGCGCTTCCCCCTGTTCACGCGGGACACCGCGCGGCCCGAGGGCGGCGGCCGGGCGGCGGGCGGCGACGCCCCGGCCCCGGCCCGCCAGTGGCCGATCCTCGCCGTGCTGTCGTCCGTCGGACTCGGCCTGCTGCTGACCGCCCTCGACGTGTTCCGGCTCGGCACGGTCCTGATCGGCGCCGCGCTGCTGGCCGGCGCCGTGATGCGCTGGATGCTGCCCGACGTGGGCATGCTCGCGGTCCGCTCCCGCTTCACGGACATGCTCACGTACGGAGTGCTGGGCGTCGCCATCGTGCTGCTCTCGCTGATGGCACAGCCCAACCCGTGGCTGGTCATCCCGTTCCTGGACGACACGCTGCACTTCACCGTCCGCTGA
- a CDS encoding bifunctional methylenetetrahydrofolate dehydrogenase/methenyltetrahydrofolate cyclohydrolase produces the protein MTAQILDGKATAAAIKSDLTARVAALKEKGVTPGLGTVLVGDDPGSQKYVAGKHRDCAQVGIASIQRELPATATQEEIEAVVRELNEDPTCTGYIVQLPLPKGIDENRILELMDPDKDADGLHPMNLGRLVLNEPAPLPCTPNGVLTLLRRYGVEIKGAEVVVVGRGVTIGRPMPLLLTRRSENATVTQCHTGTRDLSAHLKRADIIVAAAGSAHLIRAEDVKPGAAVLDVGVSRSAEGKIVGDVHPDVAEVAAWISPNPGGVGPMTRAQLLVNVVEAAERSVG, from the coding sequence ATGACCGCCCAGATTCTCGATGGCAAGGCCACCGCAGCCGCGATCAAGTCCGATCTGACCGCCCGCGTGGCGGCCCTCAAGGAGAAGGGCGTCACGCCCGGCCTGGGGACCGTCCTGGTCGGCGACGACCCCGGCAGCCAGAAGTACGTCGCGGGCAAGCACCGCGACTGCGCCCAGGTCGGTATCGCTTCCATCCAGCGTGAACTGCCCGCGACCGCCACGCAGGAGGAGATCGAGGCGGTGGTGCGCGAACTCAACGAAGACCCCACCTGCACCGGCTACATCGTCCAGCTCCCGCTCCCCAAGGGCATCGACGAGAACCGCATCCTCGAACTGATGGACCCGGACAAGGACGCCGACGGCCTGCACCCGATGAACCTCGGGCGGCTGGTCCTCAACGAGCCGGCCCCGCTGCCGTGCACCCCCAACGGCGTCCTCACCCTGCTGCGCCGCTACGGCGTGGAGATCAAGGGCGCCGAGGTCGTGGTCGTCGGCCGCGGGGTGACCATCGGGCGTCCGATGCCGCTGCTGCTGACGCGGCGCAGCGAGAACGCCACGGTCACCCAGTGTCACACCGGCACCCGTGATCTCTCCGCGCACCTGAAGCGCGCCGACATCATCGTCGCCGCGGCCGGATCCGCCCACCTCATCCGCGCCGAGGACGTGAAGCCGGGCGCCGCCGTCCTCGACGTCGGTGTCTCGCGCAGCGCCGAGGGCAAGATCGTCGGAGACGTCCACCCGGACGTCGCCGAGGTTGCCGCGTGGATCTCCCCGAACCCCGGCGGCGTGGGCCCGATGACCCGCGCCCAGCTGCTCGTCAACGTGGTGGAAGCGGCGGAGCGCAGTGTCGGCTGA